The DNA sequence AGCATAACCTCCCTCATCACCCACACCAGTTAGTAAGTTTTTCTCTTTTAAGACTTTACTCAAACAACCAAAAATTTCAGCACCCCACCTTAAAGCCTCAGAAAAAGACTCCGCCCCAACAGGCATAATCATAAATTCCTGAAAGTCCACATTATTATTGGCATGAGAACCACCATTTAAAACGTTCATCATCGGCACAGGTAAAACATTAGCCAGAGGGCCACCTAAATAACGATATAAAGGAATTCCCAACTCAGCCGCCGCCGCTTTTGCATTAGCCAAAGAAACCGCTAAAATGGCGTTTGCCCCCAAATTTTTCTTATTTGTTGAACCATCTCTATCAATCATTGCCGTATCCACAGCAACTTGATCAAAAGCATCTAAACTTAACAATACAGGGGTAATTTTTTCAATGATGTTATCTACTGCCTTTAAGACACCTTTACCTTCGTAACGACGGGAATCACCATCACGCAATTCATGGGCTTCAAATGTACCAGTAGAAGCACCACTGGGAACTTGAGCAATACCTACCGCACCACTTTCTAAACGCACCTCAGCTTCTACAGTAGGTTTTCCCCGAGAATCTAAAATTTCTCTAGCGATAATATCTTCAATTAACATGGACTCTTGTTCTAACATAAATCAACTCTACTTAATTTCTTGTCTATTGTTCAACAAAATCTAAACCAATAATACTCCTAGAACTGTCAAAAATAATGACAATTTGCTCATCAGCACGATTGAATTGCAAATCCATCACAACTATATCCGTACTATCAATAGTCGAGCCTAATCTAACTCGCATATCCTTAATGCCTTTAAAATCACCATTTTGAGCAATAATTTGATTCCATCCAGTTTCTATTTGCTTGGAAAAAATAGTTTCCTTGAGGAAGGGATGGAGAAAACCTCTAGCTTCACCATAATTCCCTTGTGCTATATCTTCCACAAATTGTTGGGCGATGGTTTCAATATTTTCAAAGGTAGGAAAGTCAACGCCTACAACTTCTTGGCTATCATTAAAAATAACCATCCAATCTTCGGTGATATTTTCAAATTCTAAGGTAACGATAACTAAATCACTGCCGGGGGTTTCAATAACTCGAGTTTGCTTTCTCGCTTTGAAGTTACCGTTATTGGTATTCACTCTATTCCATAAACGCTCCATTCTTTCTTGAGATAAATCATCTCTTAACTCTGGAGTTGCATAAGGAGTTATTTTCTCAAAATCCTGAGCGAAAAAAAGCTCAATCATTGTTTCCGCTTTTTCTTTGAGGATTGCTGATGTATCTTGAGTGTCTGACTGTGCCGCTAGGAAAGGTAAATGTAACTTTTGAGCATAGCCAGAGGTTTGATAACTAAATCCTGCCAATAAAGCGGATAAAGTACCAACAGCGATAAAACGACTAATTTTCATGAAAATTAAATAACTAAATCTGAGTAGGTTAATACTAAAAATAATCGTTAGCCTAGTCTTTATTAGACTACTGCTTAATCTTACACCATTAGAATTACCATTTCTCTTTTAGTAATTGGACAAAATAGGTTGTAAATTTTAACTTTGTCTGCTTTTAATTTTTGTTTAGGTCATGGGAATTATCTTGATCTATAGTCATTAATCATTGATAATTGATCAAGAATCAGATCAAAGCATACATCGTAATTATATTGTCAATACAATGGTAAAAACCGATATTAAACCTAATATAAATAGCCCTTTTAACTTAAAAGTTTATTTACAAGAAAAGAAAGAAATTGTTGAGAAGGCACTAGATGACTCTTTGCCCATAGAAAAGCCGGAGAAAATTTATGAGGCAATGCGCTATTCTTTGTTGGCTGGGGGAAAAAGATTACGTCCTATTTTGTGTTTAGCGGTAGCTGAATTGTTAGGACAAACTGAGGATGTGGCTATGCCTACGGCTTGTGCTTTAGAGATGATTCATACTATGTCATTGATTCATGACGATTTACCAGCGATGGATAATGATGATTATCGTCGGGGAAGATTGACAAATCATAAAGTTTATGGTGAAGATATTGCAATTTTAGCGGGGGATGGTTTACTCGCTTATGCGTTCGAGTTTGTGGCTATCAAAACATCTTGTATTCCATCGGAAAGGATTGTTAAGGTTTTGGCTATTTTAGGTAAAGCAGTTGGGGCAAATGGTTTAGTTGGTGGGCAGGTTTTAGATTTAGAGTGTGAGGGAAAAGCGGATGTTACTGCAGATACTTTGAGTTTCATTCATCGTCGTAAAACAGGAGCTTTATTAGAAGCCTGTGTTTCTTCTGGTGCTGTTTTGGCTGGTGCTTCTGAGGATGATTTAGCTAG is a window from the Cyanobacterium sp. Dongsha4 genome containing:
- the crtE gene encoding geranylgeranyl diphosphate synthase CrtE, whose amino-acid sequence is MVKTDIKPNINSPFNLKVYLQEKKEIVEKALDDSLPIEKPEKIYEAMRYSLLAGGKRLRPILCLAVAELLGQTEDVAMPTACALEMIHTMSLIHDDLPAMDNDDYRRGRLTNHKVYGEDIAILAGDGLLAYAFEFVAIKTSCIPSERIVKVLAILGKAVGANGLVGGQVLDLECEGKADVTADTLSFIHRRKTGALLEACVSSGAVLAGASEDDLARLSVYAQNIGLAFQIVDDILDVTATSEELGKTAGKDISAQKATYPRIWGLDTSRQKAEDLIKNAIAQLDIYGDKAQPLRAIAEYIINRKN
- a CDS encoding DUF3887 domain-containing protein, translated to MKISRFIAVGTLSALLAGFSYQTSGYAQKLHLPFLAAQSDTQDTSAILKEKAETMIELFFAQDFEKITPYATPELRDDLSQERMERLWNRVNTNNGNFKARKQTRVIETPGSDLVIVTLEFENITEDWMVIFNDSQEVVGVDFPTFENIETIAQQFVEDIAQGNYGEARGFLHPFLKETIFSKQIETGWNQIIAQNGDFKGIKDMRVRLGSTIDSTDIVVMDLQFNRADEQIVIIFDSSRSIIGLDFVEQ